Genomic window (Blastocatellia bacterium):
CTAGTTTTAGCAGTAGTCTCTAATTCTTTACTACAAACAGGGGACTATCAATTAGTTGTTGGTACTACTATATTATCTTTGGTACTTGCTGGAATAGGTGGACTCTATAGCGTTCCAAAACTTTCGCGACGAGTAAATTTAGAGCTTTTTTCTTGGCGATTTTCCTATTCTGCTACTCCAGAAATGGCTTTTTTCTTTGTCCTTACCCTTATTGTCGGTTTTTCTGCTATTAATACAGGAAATAATTTACTTTATTTGGTTTTCTCTGTCTTAATTGCTGTAATAATAGCCTCTGGAATTATTTCTGAGGGCAGCTTACGTAAACTAGATGTTAGTCTTAGATTTCCAGAACATATTTTTGCTAATCAAGAAACTTTACTAGAACTCTCTTTAATTAATCGAAAAAAATTATTACCTTCTTTTTCTTTAACTGTTGGTGTAAATACAGGGGAAGAAGAAAAGAAAAACCTTTTTGTAAAAGTGCAAGAGCTATTTTTAGGGCCACAACAAGAAAAAGGTTTTGGTAAATTAGCTCACTATAGTATTTTACCTAATAACAGTAAAGTAAGCCAACGTATATCTTATACATTTAGGAAACGAGGAAATTATCAAATTACAGGTTTTATGATTAGCACTAAATTTCCTTTTGGCTTCTTGCGTAAAGTACAAGAAAAAGAAGCTGCTGGGGAAGTTATAGTTTATCCTGAACCACAACCGATTAGTAGTTTTGCTGCTAGTATTCCAGTTTTAACAGGATGGTTAGAAAGCTCTCAAAAAGGTAATAGCACAGATCTCTATAGAATGCGCCAATATGTTCCTAATGATAGTATGAGGTATATTGATTGGAAAGCGACAGCAAAAACACGTCGCCTTATGGTAAAAGAATCTACTACAGAAGATGAACGGCGTTTTAGTTTAGTGCTAGACGATCAACAAATAGATGATTTAGCAGACTTTCAAGAAAAATTTGAAAGAGCAGTAGTTTTAATAGCTTCTTTAGCGGATTATTTAACTAAACAAGGCTCAGAAGTTCGTTTGTTGACTCCTAAAGAACAAACAGACTTTGGTTTAGGTACAGAACACCTCTATAAAATATTTAGAATCTTAGCTTTAATACAACCACGTAGTCAAAATATTATAGATAATAAGCCAACTAAATCCATTAGTGAGTTTTTGGAAATGGATAAAAATGATTTTAAGATCATTGTTACACCTTTACCTTCATTAATGCCAACAAATAACATTAGAATTAAAGTTATTAGTTTAAGTAAGCTATGATAAAAAGTAATACACTAGAAAAATACTTTAAGATTTGTTCATATTTACTAATTACCCAAGGGTTTTTAACTTTATGTTTAACAGGTAATGTAGATTTTATTTCGATGGTGCTTTATAGTATAGCTTTAATACTTAGTTGGTATAGTGACAAAGCGGACTCAAAACTACAAATTAAACCTCAAACAGCTAATTGGTTAGCAATATCTTTCTTACCTTTTGTTTACATAGATTTTCGCTATATTAGTTCTTCTTATGTTGGGCCACTAATCCACTATAGTTTATTTATATCGATTTTTAATTTATTTAAGGTAAAAGCAGATCGTGATTGGGTCTTTTATATCTAATAGCTGTTTTTGAAATACTTTTAGCTGCTACTTTAACAATAGATATTACTTTCATTATTATGTTGTCTATATTTTTATTGTTAATATTGGCAACTTTAGAAGCTTTTGAAGTAAAACGCAGTCAAGGAGAAGTTTATAAACCTAAAGAAGAAAAGCTATTAAACCAAATAGGCAGAGCATTGCCTTTACGAAGAATTACTTATTTAGTTGGTGTGACATTTGCTATTGTATTATTAATTGGAATGATTACGGCTCCTGTTTTTTTGATGATTCCAAGACTTAATACTAATTTTATGGCACGTAGTTTTGGTGCTACCACAGTATCTATTACAGGGTTTTCTGATGTTGTAGAACTAGGTCAAGTAGGAGATATTAAGAAAAGTGAACAGGTAGTAATGAATGTACGTCTAAAGACAGATGCCACCAAATTAGCTAAATTACCAAAATGGCGAGGGGTAACTTTAAGTCAATATAATGGTCGTAGTTGGAGCGAACCGCGAAGAGAACAACGTAAAGCTTTACGTCCTATAGATGGACTTTACAAGGTAGATGAACCAAGTAAAAATCCTTTTCTTTTAGAGCAAACATTTTATCTTGAACCTCTTAGCACGCCTGTTGTTTTTGTTGCCCCTAGGCCCTTGACCGTTAATAACCAATTACCTTCTCTTTATAGTACTACTTCAGACACATTAACCACTGCCGACCATTCATATAAACAAATAGTTTATACAGCTTATTCTGATATTTCTTTGCCTCCTTTAACAGAACTAAAAAAAGATGCACAACCCTATAGCCAGGAAACAAAGGATCATTATTTACAAGTTCCTGATATGGATGAGCGAGTAGCTAAACTTGCTCAAGATGTTACTCAAGGTGCTACAACTCGTTTTGATAAAGCTAGAGCTATTGAACAGTATTTGAAAAAAAATTATAGCTATTCATTAGAGATGAAACGAACAGGTGAAGTTGATCCTTTAGTAGATTTTCTTTTTAACACTCAACAAGGACATTGTGAATATTTTGCTAGCGCAATGGTAATAATGCTTAGGCATATTGGGGTAGCAGCACGTATAGTAAATGGTTTTCAGACAGGGGAATATAACGAAGTAAATAATACTTTTACCATCCGGCAATCAGAGGCTCATTCTTGGGTAGAGGTTTATTTTCCTACTACAGATACTTGGATGGATTTTGATCCTACGCCATCAGCAGGCTTTAGCCAATATACTAATAATATTGCTAATAAGCTAAAAAAGTATTTTAGTGCTGTTAGAATGCTTTGGCTTGATTATGTTGTAACTTATGACTCAGAACGTCAAAGCTATCTATCAACTAGGGTTAGAGATACAGTATCATCTTATAAATCAAGTTTAGAGAGTTATATTTTTAATTTCCGACGATATTTATTAAATTCCTACAATAATTTTTCTACAGGTCAAATACCAGTAAAAAATTTAGCTATTATTAGTATTTTAGGCTCATTAACTATACTTACTTTTCTGACTTGGCAGTTTAGACAATTACTTAAAGGGTGGCAATTAGCACCAGGAAAACTTTTTCTAGTTGGTGGGCTAGACAGTTATTTTTGCCTTGGCTACGTTGGAGAACTAAAAACAATCCACAACAATCAGCCGTGTTATTTTACAATGAAATGTTGGTAGTTTTAGAAAAGAAAGGCTTTAAGAAACAAAAACATCAAACGCCTCTTGAATTTGCTACAAATACTAAGCTTTCAGAAGTTGCAGAGCTTACTAACTATTATAATAATGTTAGGTTTAGCAATATAAAACTTAATCAACAAGAAGAAAAACAAGTTCGTGAATTAATTAAAAAATTAGCTAAGAAAAAGACTGTTAACAAAATACCTGTTTCTAATCTAAAACGCTTAGGTTTAGCAACAAGTGCCGTTAGCCTTTTATTCTTACTAGGGGCAACAGTTTTTTATTTTTATAATGAAAGACATATGTCTGTAAGCTCTAGACTAGCAAAAAATCAAATACTTAGCTTTACTAATGAAAATTACAGATCCCCAAGGCTAGTTGAAAAAATTATTGGTCAAGTTAGACAACAACCAGGCAATGGAGCTTTGGATTTAGCAGAAGCTCTAGCTCCTGGTCAACCTGCTGAAGTTGCTCCAAAAGGTAAACTTCCTGGGATGACTACTTTGATCCAGCCTCACAACCTACAAAAGACGAATTAGCAAGGATATTTGAGCGTCCAGAAATAGCACTCATTGAAAAAGCTGCTACTTATAAAACTTTTGATATTAGTGAATTAACAAATTTGACACCACAACATAAAATTTTTGTTAATAATTTAGATCACCTAACTGTTATTGATAGAGTAGATGTACTACTTTGGAAGGCTTATGTACAGTTTCGAGAAGGAAAAACTAAAGAATGTGAAAGAACTTTTGCTCTAGTTATTTCTTTAGGTGATAACTTAAGGCAGGATTATTCTGTAAATAATGTTTCTTTAGGTTATAGGGTTCTTGCTCGAGGTTCTTTAGCAATAGCTAAATATAATCTTCTGTCTGATAATGAAGATCAAGCTAAAGAATGGTTTTCTATAATGAGAAGAAGTTATCAACGCCGTACTAGATTACAATACCTTGTTGGACAAATTCATTTAGCTGGTGGTAGTGATAGAAATTTAACAGAGCTTTTTGCTTTAGCAGTACAAAAAGATGAACCAGCACTTGCTCAACAAGCTACAGTTGCTATTGGGCAAGCTTGGTTAAATAATCCTAATCAAGTTATTTTGGGACTTTCAAAACAAAGAAAGTTATTTTTAATGGCTTTAACTGAAATTAAGAAAAAAGAAATTGTAAAAACAGCGAATAGTTGTTTAGAAACATCAACGAAGATGTCTTTTTTTGATAGATGGAAAGAGTTTCGTGAAAGATATAAGAAAAGATTTTAATTAATCAACAGGATCCTTAAAAATATGTTGTAAATCATCATGAAGTGGTTGAGTGGTTCTATCCCCAGGCCAGTCACGTCGTACAATGCTAAATTGTCCTGTAGTACTACTTAGAGAATATGGACGCTCGGTCTTACAAATTTCTGGAATTAAACTATCTAATTCTATAAAGCGATCAGCTACGTCAATTAATCTAGGTGAAGTATTGGAGCGAAAACCCGCAATTTCTACACGAACACCTTTATAAGCAACAGCATCAACAGCATAAGCAAAGTCTTCATCTCCACTAACTAAAATAGCTGTATCATATCTATCAGCTAAAGACAGCATATCTACAGCAATTTCCACATCTAAATTGGCTTTTTTAGTTCCATCTGGGAAGGTTTTTAATTCTTTTTCTACTACTCTATAACCATTTCTACGCATCCAGAGTAAAAAGCCTTGTTGACGCTCTGCGTTTTGGTCTACACCTGTGTAGAAAAAAGCTCTTAATAAAGTGTCTTGTCCTCTAAGTACATCAAGGAGTTTTGCATAATCAATTTCTACTCCAACCGACCTAGCAGCATGAAAAAGGTTATTACCATCAATAAATATGACCAAGCGGCCTCTAAGTGCTGTTTTATAAACCATTTTTATAGTGACCTATTATAATAATTTAAAATAAAATCTTTAATTTCAGCTATTGTAATACTTTGAAAATAGCCACGTCAAAGCAAAAGAACCAATCTTAAATATAAATAAATTTTTTAGTTTCTACTACATGGCCTTTTTTAACCAAAAATGCTAAACTATAGCTACATTTATTTCTATATTAAGGAAAAGATATGTATAAAGTTATCTTAATCTTACTTTTTCTTATTTTTCCAGCTATTGTTTTTGCGCAAGAACCATCACCACCATCACCTATAAGTGAGCCTGAGCAAAGACCTGTTTTTTCTATCGGTGAAACTATTTCTCGCAGCCGTATTGCTATTGCCGAAAAAGAACATAAAGAAATGATTAGTGCTAGTAGCGAAATGAATCATTTAGCTAGATCCTTATTAAGAATATCCCAAACCCAATGCCAATTTACTATTGATGATAAAAAGAAAATAGAAAAAATAGAAAAATTAGCTAAAAAAGTACGTTCTGAACAAGGTGGAGGTGGAAATAAATTAGAAACTAAACCAGAAAATGTTTATATTGCTCTAGAACGCTTACATAAAGCTACTCAAATAATAGAAAAAGAAAGCCGTAAAGTAAACCGTCATAGTGTTTCTTTAGTCTTGATTGAACAAGTAAACGAAGTTTTAGGATTA
Coding sequences:
- a CDS encoding DUF58 domain-containing protein, with the translated sequence MDSKAIQDFKRIAKEFFITTFLLGSALVLAVVSNSLLQTGDYQLVVGTTILSLVLAGIGGLYSVPKLSRRVNLELFSWRFSYSATPEMAFFFVLTLIVGFSAINTGNNLLYLVFSVLIAVIIASGIISEGSLRKLDVSLRFPEHIFANQETLLELSLINRKKLLPSFSLTVGVNTGEEEKKNLFVKVQELFLGPQQEKGFGKLAHYSILPNNSKVSQRISYTFRKRGNYQITGFMISTKFPFGFLRKVQEKEAAGEVIVYPEPQPISSFAASIPVLTGWLESSQKGNSTDLYRMRQYVPNDSMRYIDWKATAKTRRLMVKESTTEDERRFSLVLDDQQIDDLADFQEKFERAVVLIASLADYLTKQGSEVRLLTPKEQTDFGLGTEHLYKIFRILALIQPRSQNIIDNKPTKSISEFLEMDKNDFKIIVTPLPSLMPTNNIRIKVISLSKL
- a CDS encoding DUF3488 domain-containing protein, with protein sequence MGLLYLIAVFEILLAATLTIDITFIIMLSIFLLLILATLEAFEVKRSQGEVYKPKEEKLLNQIGRALPLRRITYLVGVTFAIVLLIGMITAPVFLMIPRLNTNFMARSFGATTVSITGFSDVVELGQVGDIKKSEQVVMNVRLKTDATKLAKLPKWRGVTLSQYNGRSWSEPRREQRKALRPIDGLYKVDEPSKNPFLLEQTFYLEPLSTPVVFVAPRPLTVNNQLPSLYSTTSDTLTTADHSYKQIVYTAYSDISLPPLTELKKDAQPYSQETKDHYLQVPDMDERVAKLAQDVTQGATTRFDKARAIEQYLKKNYSYSLEMKRTGEVDPLVDFLFNTQQGHCEYFASAMVIMLRHIGVAARIVNGFQTGEYNEVNNTFTIRQSEAHSWVEVYFPTTDTWMDFDPTPSAGFSQYTNNIANKLKKYFSAVRMLWLDYVVTYDSERQSYLSTRVRDTVSSYKSSLESYIFNFRRYLLNSYNNFSTGQIPVKNLAIISILGSLTILTFLTWQFRQLLKGWQLAPGKLFLVGGLDSYFCLGYVGELKTIHNNQPCYFTMKCW
- a CDS encoding DUF4129 domain-containing protein, which gives rise to MPWLRWRTKNNPQQSAVLFYNEMLVVLEKKGFKKQKHQTPLEFATNTKLSEVAELTNYYNNVRFSNIKLNQQEEKQVRELIKKLAKKKTVNKIPVSNLKRLGLATSAVSLLFLLGATVFYFYNERHMSVSSRLAKNQILSFTNENYRSPRLVEKIIGQVRQQPGNGALDLAEALAPGQPAEVAPKGKLPGMTTLIQPHNLQKTN
- a CDS encoding NYN domain-containing protein; this encodes MVYKTALRGRLVIFIDGNNLFHAARSVGVEIDYAKLLDVLRGQDTLLRAFFYTGVDQNAERQQGFLLWMRRNGYRVVEKELKTFPDGTKKANLDVEIAVDMLSLADRYDTAILVSGDEDFAYAVDAVAYKGVRVEIAGFRSNTSPRLIDVADRFIELDSLIPEICKTERPYSLSSTTGQFSIVRRDWPGDRTTQPLHDDLQHIFKDPVD